One part of the Desulfonema ishimotonii genome encodes these proteins:
- a CDS encoding DNA adenine methylase has protein sequence MKIAQRPDYTFKYNRKLGRHGWLRLTPAYSVKLVSEIIDHIPPESFILDPFSGTATTGLVASERGLSTHCLDINPFLIWFGNGKCRNYSETELRRFEKGIQNSLRKFHYLINEDNWLPDIHNITRWWSENTLKPLAALRQAIADEFGEPGDEDVSALAWIAFCRVIIETSAAAFNHVSMSFHDDVTTYELEQVAYLYETVADAILRSVDKTLSGTACVYSADAREPVSVGDIKYSHVVTSPPYPNRISYIRELRPYMYWTKFLDTARDAGELDWKAIGGTWGVATSRLQKWEPDGVDLPLPLNTVVSEISRLSEKNALLMANYVWKYFHDMHLHFDRLRSNLKKGAQISYVVGNSSFYGVKVHTELLLSDSLRQLGYTNIGNRIVRKRNSKKELYEYCVYATWQEERLYKPSYFTEASGKRTQLALF, from the coding sequence ATGAAGATAGCTCAACGGCCAGATTACACATTTAAATACAACCGGAAACTCGGAAGACATGGGTGGCTGCGGCTGACTCCTGCGTATTCTGTAAAGCTGGTGTCAGAAATCATCGACCATATCCCGCCGGAGTCTTTCATCCTCGACCCGTTTTCAGGGACAGCAACAACCGGATTGGTGGCGAGTGAGCGTGGCCTGTCAACCCACTGTCTTGACATCAATCCGTTTCTGATCTGGTTTGGGAATGGCAAGTGCCGGAACTATTCAGAGACCGAACTCCGCAGATTTGAAAAAGGCATACAGAATAGTCTCAGAAAGTTTCATTATCTGATTAATGAGGATAATTGGCTGCCGGATATTCATAATATCACCCGCTGGTGGAGCGAAAATACGCTGAAACCTCTTGCCGCATTGCGTCAGGCAATTGCTGACGAGTTCGGGGAACCCGGGGATGAAGACGTATCCGCTCTTGCGTGGATTGCTTTTTGCCGCGTGATCATTGAAACCTCCGCAGCTGCTTTCAACCATGTGTCTATGTCATTTCATGATGACGTCACAACCTATGAACTTGAACAGGTAGCCTATCTATATGAAACGGTCGCCGACGCAATTCTCAGGAGTGTGGATAAAACGCTTTCCGGTACTGCCTGTGTTTACTCTGCGGACGCGCGTGAACCTGTGTCGGTTGGTGATATAAAATATTCTCACGTTGTCACCTCTCCTCCTTACCCAAACCGGATCAGCTATATCCGTGAGCTTCGTCCGTATATGTACTGGACAAAATTTCTTGATACCGCCCGTGACGCCGGGGAATTGGATTGGAAGGCAATCGGCGGAACATGGGGGGTGGCAACCAGTCGGTTGCAAAAATGGGAACCCGACGGAGTAGATCTGCCATTGCCTTTGAATACCGTGGTTTCTGAAATATCCCGGCTGTCGGAAAAAAATGCATTGCTTATGGCAAACTATGTGTGGAAATATTTTCACGATATGCACTTACATTTCGACAGGTTGCGTTCAAATCTTAAAAAAGGCGCTCAGATTTCATATGTTGTTGGAAATTCAAGCTTTTACGGAGTGAAAGTTCATACCGAACTGCTGTTATCTGATTCGCTCCGACAGCTTGGATATACCAATATCGGAAACAGGATCGTGCGGAAGCGGAACAGCAAGAAAGAATTGTATGAGTATTGTGTATATGCCACATGGCAAGAGGAACGTCTTTACAAACCATCTTATTTTACGGAGGCTTCAGGGAAAAGGACGCAGCTTGCCCTTTTTTGA
- a CDS encoding ArsR/SmtB family transcription factor: protein MEENIIKKEVKSNLAELFRIMGDNSRLSVLLCLSERSRNVSEIVRELGLKQSLVSHHLKVLRQYGLISAQRKSPFILYSASETKLWQLISLAMEVVEQARSELNSEKGGQDV from the coding sequence ATGGAAGAAAATATTATAAAAAAAGAGGTGAAAAGCAACCTGGCTGAACTTTTCCGGATTATGGGAGACAACTCAAGACTGAGTGTGTTGCTGTGTTTATCGGAGCGATCAAGAAATGTTTCAGAAATCGTGCGGGAACTGGGCCTGAAACAAAGTCTGGTTTCCCATCATCTTAAGGTACTGAGGCAATACGGGTTGATTTCGGCCCAAAGAAAAAGTCCGTTTATCCTCTACTCAGCCAGTGAAACCAAATTGTGGCAATTAATCAGTCTGGCTATGGAAGTTGTTGAACAGGCACGATCAGAGCTTAACAGCGAAAAAGGAGGTCAGGATGTATGA
- the tnpA gene encoding IS200/IS605 family transposase → MKHRRKVLTRQVSERLKELVTEIAAKSDIRIIGKETDKDHIHILFASKPAVTLSKFINSLKSVTSRMIRQEFPEVKKYLWKDKFWSPSYFLASAGRITSDDVKKYVENQGRK, encoded by the coding sequence GTGAAACACAGACGTAAGGTTCTGACAAGGCAGGTTTCCGAAAGACTGAAAGAGCTTGTGACAGAAATTGCTGCCAAATCCGATATAAGAATAATCGGAAAGGAGACGGATAAAGACCATATACACATTCTGTTTGCCTCAAAACCTGCTGTTACATTATCCAAATTTATCAACAGCCTGAAATCTGTTACTTCCCGTATGATAAGACAAGAATTCCCGGAGGTAAAAAAGTATCTTTGGAAAGATAAATTCTGGTCGCCGTCATATTTTCTTGCATCAGCAGGGCGGATTACATCGGATGATGTGAAAAAGTATGTCGAAAACCAGGGCAGAAAATAA
- a CDS encoding tetratricopeptide repeat protein, with amino-acid sequence MHIYANLVFLGITGISLFAFLSFQVIRPPVAFLVALFSYLIFLFIAFLNTRAWLEKEHKRKIDRLKEQYEKKIRSLKKEHNTATLEKTIRDGTKTLIKNALDYFKIENIKNEMTPSAAIQNLQLDKYGQIIELLADFSLILPDYEENRRIVEQEIHHQIEIYLIDEKPFSEFLKTIMGKYLLTVNKKIREKIKQDLLGRMKSCPKCSGRIPFNAKVCRFCGHTSALPVSAPDLVTKHKTDWFRKGYESYKDGNLKEAIRLLSLAIELDPKATQAYYNRGIVYKKMEDSQKALNDLQVAARLGHEKAKEYLRSVKHSQTQEWKL; translated from the coding sequence ATGCATATATATGCAAATCTGGTGTTTTTGGGAATAACTGGAATATCTCTTTTTGCCTTTCTCTCTTTTCAGGTGATCAGGCCCCCCGTTGCCTTTTTAGTGGCCCTGTTTTCTTACCTGATTTTCCTGTTCATTGCTTTTCTTAACACCAGGGCCTGGCTGGAAAAGGAGCATAAGCGGAAGATCGACCGGTTAAAAGAGCAGTATGAAAAGAAAATTCGGAGCTTAAAAAAGGAGCATAATACGGCAACCCTTGAAAAGACCATCCGGGACGGCACCAAAACCCTGATCAAGAATGCCCTGGATTATTTCAAGATTGAGAATATCAAAAATGAGATGACGCCCTCTGCGGCGATTCAGAATTTGCAACTGGACAAATACGGCCAGATTATTGAGCTTTTAGCGGATTTTTCTCTGATCTTGCCGGATTATGAAGAAAATCGGCGAATTGTGGAGCAGGAGATTCATCATCAGATCGAGATATATCTGATTGATGAAAAGCCTTTTTCAGAATTTCTCAAGACCATCATGGGCAAATACCTGCTGACAGTGAATAAGAAAATACGGGAAAAGATCAAGCAGGATCTCCTGGGCCGGATGAAGTCATGTCCGAAATGTTCCGGAAGAATTCCGTTCAATGCAAAGGTCTGCCGGTTTTGCGGGCATACATCTGCCCTGCCCGTCAGTGCGCCGGATCTGGTCACAAAACATAAAACCGACTGGTTCAGGAAAGGATATGAATCGTATAAAGACGGAAATCTTAAGGAGGCCATACGGTTGCTCAGTCTGGCGATAGAGCTGGACCCGAAAGCGACGCAGGCCTATTACAATCGCGGGATTGTCTATAAAAAAATGGAGGATTCCCAGAAGGCACTGAATGATTTGCAGGTGGCCGCCCGGCTGGGGCACGAAAAGGCAAAAGAATATCTCCGGTCGGTCAAACATTCCCAGACCCAGGAGTGGAAGCTGTGA
- a CDS encoding helix-turn-helix domain-containing protein produces MELLIRKSFKYRIYPTGAQISNLENQFSMCRHLYNRNGLMHIKKTVRQFLTISSRTACRI; encoded by the coding sequence ATGGAATTGCTGATCCGCAAATCTTTCAAATACCGCATTTATCCGACCGGGGCACAGATTTCCAATCTGGAGAACCAGTTCTCCATGTGCCGTCATCTGTACAACCGGAACGGATTGATGCATATAAAAAAGACGGTACGGCAATTTCTTACAATCAGCAGCAGAACAGCCTGCCGGATCTGA
- a CDS encoding anaerobic glycerol-3-phosphate dehydrogenase subunit C: MRRNKNISFGKLQDELEGELFTDELRRYMLSTDGSIFRKMPVCVVCPRSSRDVAATVRFAGEHALSVHSRGAGSGLCGSAIGEGIVLDFSKYMNRLIALDTDNKTFTCEPGFRFGELEKALGGRGLFFPPDPSSGEYATFGGMYGTNASGAHSVRYGNVADYILDAEVVFASGTIAMLSEIRENRHLPDNLNALSQMYTDHADTIEQEAYPATRFNTAGYNLRGLVRDGKPDLRCLFAGSEGTLGVVTRLTFRLIDKPAHDSLVVAFMDDIVSSAKAVQKILPMNPSGIEIMDKSLLRLAKSHDESLRDAIPDGVDNVLLIEFDASDAAECMGKAAEVRELLRAGGYSANVHMAVSASEKAAFWAVRKAAVPILYKLKGDRKILALIEDAAVPTDRLVTYFEGIYEILNRHQVEFVTYGHIAKGLLHTRPLLNLKDAHDVDLLRAIADDLFELVRGLDGSVSGEHGDGRLRSAYIRPRFREIYDLFLQTKTLLDPDRIFNPEIITHHDPDQMKKNLRFGPAYENRGLPSPALNWPEGLTREIEKCHGCSKCTTVTTATRMCPVYKATRDETAAPKAKANILRALISGAIEEKNLYAAAFQQVIDQCVNCGSCARECPSNVNIPKMAMEARAQYVKKFGPSPTQRLVTGAELAGRLTHKFSGRLRPVMNHPLVRKAGACVTGISAERETITFAAKPLNRRVPAKAGNGDIRVLYFAGCYASYIEPAIGQALVRVLRHMGMTVYTPPQHCCGLPMLSKGMTGEARRKMMQNFEKWGELLNKVDYITVSCSSCGYALMNDWAYLTNDERVRTVSRKTVHITKLIGDYSDRLRLKPGSGRLAYHAPCHLRIQPHGDSSLKLLSRLEGVNVNDLKDNCCGMIGSWGMLEKNYDLSRRIASEMIRKLDRSDASVGVTDCPTCRMQMQHFSDKPIRHPVEIVADCLAE; this comes from the coding sequence ATGAGACGAAATAAAAATATCAGTTTCGGCAAATTACAGGACGAACTTGAAGGGGAACTCTTTACCGACGAACTCCGGCGGTACATGCTCTCCACCGACGGCAGCATCTTCCGGAAAATGCCGGTCTGCGTGGTTTGCCCCCGGTCTTCCCGGGATGTGGCGGCCACGGTCCGCTTTGCCGGGGAACACGCCCTGAGCGTTCACTCGCGGGGGGCGGGCAGCGGCCTGTGCGGGTCGGCCATCGGCGAGGGCATTGTACTCGATTTCAGCAAATACATGAACCGGCTGATCGCCCTGGACACAGACAACAAAACCTTTACCTGTGAGCCGGGGTTCCGCTTCGGGGAGCTGGAAAAAGCCCTCGGCGGCAGGGGCCTTTTCTTTCCGCCTGACCCGTCCAGCGGCGAATATGCCACCTTCGGGGGCATGTATGGGACCAACGCCAGCGGCGCCCATTCGGTCAGATACGGCAATGTGGCCGACTACATCCTGGACGCGGAGGTGGTGTTCGCCAGCGGCACCATCGCCATGCTCTCCGAAATCCGGGAAAACAGGCACCTGCCCGACAATCTGAACGCACTCAGCCAGATGTACACGGACCATGCCGACACCATTGAACAGGAGGCCTATCCCGCCACCCGGTTCAACACGGCGGGCTATAACCTCAGAGGGCTGGTGCGGGACGGAAAACCGGACCTGCGCTGCCTGTTTGCCGGTTCCGAGGGGACCCTCGGCGTGGTCACGCGGCTGACATTCCGGCTGATCGACAAACCGGCCCACGACAGCCTGGTGGTCGCCTTTATGGACGACATCGTCTCATCGGCCAAAGCGGTTCAGAAAATTCTCCCCATGAACCCGTCCGGCATCGAAATCATGGACAAATCCCTGCTGCGGCTGGCAAAATCACATGACGAAAGCCTCCGGGACGCCATCCCGGACGGTGTGGACAACGTGCTGCTCATCGAATTCGACGCCTCTGACGCTGCCGAATGCATGGGCAAAGCGGCCGAGGTGCGGGAACTGCTCCGCGCCGGCGGCTATTCGGCCAATGTTCACATGGCCGTGTCGGCTTCGGAAAAGGCGGCCTTCTGGGCCGTCCGCAAGGCGGCCGTGCCGATCCTCTACAAACTGAAGGGCGACAGGAAGATCCTGGCGCTCATCGAAGATGCGGCAGTGCCCACCGATCGGCTGGTGACCTATTTTGAAGGCATTTACGAAATCCTGAACCGGCATCAGGTGGAATTCGTCACCTACGGCCACATTGCCAAAGGGCTGCTCCACACCCGGCCTCTGCTGAACCTCAAAGATGCCCACGATGTGGACCTGCTGCGGGCCATTGCCGACGATCTCTTCGAACTGGTCCGGGGCCTGGACGGCTCGGTATCGGGCGAACACGGCGACGGCAGACTCCGCAGCGCCTACATCCGACCGCGCTTCCGGGAGATTTACGACCTGTTTTTGCAGACCAAAACGCTGCTGGACCCGGACCGGATCTTCAACCCGGAGATCATCACCCACCACGACCCGGACCAGATGAAAAAAAATCTGCGGTTCGGACCGGCCTATGAAAACCGGGGCCTTCCGTCTCCGGCGCTCAACTGGCCCGAAGGACTGACGCGGGAGATCGAAAAGTGTCACGGATGTTCCAAATGCACCACAGTGACGACGGCCACGCGCATGTGTCCCGTTTACAAAGCCACCCGCGACGAAACGGCCGCGCCCAAAGCCAAGGCCAACATTCTCCGGGCACTGATCAGCGGGGCGATTGAAGAAAAAAACCTTTACGCGGCGGCATTTCAGCAGGTCATCGACCAGTGCGTCAACTGCGGCAGCTGCGCCAGAGAGTGCCCGTCCAATGTCAACATCCCCAAAATGGCAATGGAGGCGCGGGCACAGTATGTGAAAAAATTCGGGCCGTCACCGACCCAGCGGCTGGTGACAGGAGCCGAACTGGCCGGGCGGCTGACCCATAAATTCTCCGGGCGGCTCAGGCCGGTGATGAACCATCCCCTTGTCCGAAAGGCCGGGGCGTGCGTTACGGGCATCTCGGCGGAGCGGGAAACGATCACCTTTGCCGCCAAGCCTCTGAACCGGCGCGTTCCGGCAAAGGCCGGGAACGGCGATATCAGGGTTCTCTATTTCGCGGGATGTTACGCCTCCTACATCGAACCGGCCATCGGCCAAGCCCTGGTGCGTGTTCTCCGCCACATGGGCATGACGGTTTATACCCCGCCTCAGCACTGCTGCGGCCTGCCCATGCTCTCCAAAGGCATGACGGGGGAAGCCCGCCGGAAGATGATGCAAAATTTTGAAAAATGGGGGGAGCTGCTGAACAAGGTCGATTACATCACGGTGAGCTGCTCATCGTGCGGATATGCCCTGATGAACGACTGGGCCTATCTGACCAATGACGAAAGGGTTCGCACGGTATCCCGGAAAACGGTTCACATCACCAAACTGATCGGCGACTACTCTGACCGGCTCCGGCTGAAACCCGGTTCGGGCAGGCTGGCCTATCATGCCCCCTGTCATCTGCGGATTCAGCCCCACGGGGACAGCTCCCTGAAACTCCTGTCCCGTCTTGAGGGGGTGAATGTGAACGATCTGAAGGACAATTGCTGCGGAATGATCGGAAGCTGGGGTATGCTGGAGAAAAATTATGACCTGAGCCGCCGGATCGCGTCGGAAATGATCCGCAAGCTGGACCGTTCGGATGCGTCCGTCGGCGTGACAGACTGCCCCACCTGCCGGATGCAGATGCAGCATTTTTCCGATAAACCGATACGGCATCCGGTGGAGATTGTGGCCGACTGCCTGGCGGAGTAA
- a CDS encoding ABC transporter substrate-binding protein: MVKRLGTVLIAVMVILGGGDVFAARSGGTFNFCAPYGGDLFSLDLHLSNRAQDALVGMNIHRSLYIWDSEKGKPVLELADAADVSEDGLVYTYHLRKNVKFHNGRTMTADDIIWSYERLANPKTASPNARFVRMIKGARDVEEGKTDKIAGLRKIDDFTLELTLEAPTDPAYPLHQAYTAILPREEVEKLGPEFASRPVGCGPFKFDKWVRGSEVVMTRFADFYKPGQPYLDKVVYKIMGEGASRDIAFKARDLDATVVGAAQYPEYKNTPELSGNLIEVAEMYTRLICFNLDFKPFSDKRVRQAFNHAINSELIIRKLLKGKAFPAVGFLPQTSPAFNPDLKGYEYNPEKARALMKEAGYEKGFTFECLATSNKSWGTSIVEAMMPFLKAINVTVRIQQMEGATMSAKGHKGDFHALIYSLESGPDPLEVLRRFDSRTPRTGGNFPGYNSPEFDRLLDAAAAERDTAKKMDLLRKADAVFTEDAPVWFFNYNKAVIAYHPWVHGIKKNAEEMMYQDMGDVWIDETSPRAGSK, translated from the coding sequence ATGGTAAAAAGATTGGGTACGGTACTGATTGCGGTAATGGTTATCCTCGGGGGCGGGGATGTTTTTGCGGCCAGATCGGGTGGAACGTTCAACTTCTGCGCACCCTATGGCGGCGACCTTTTCAGCCTTGATCTCCACCTTTCCAACCGGGCGCAGGATGCCCTGGTGGGCATGAACATCCACCGCAGCCTCTACATCTGGGATTCAGAAAAGGGAAAGCCGGTTCTGGAACTGGCCGACGCCGCAGATGTTTCCGAAGACGGGCTGGTGTACACCTATCATCTCAGAAAGAATGTGAAATTCCACAATGGCCGCACCATGACGGCAGATGACATCATCTGGAGCTATGAGCGGCTTGCCAACCCCAAAACCGCATCCCCCAACGCCCGCTTTGTTCGGATGATAAAGGGTGCCCGGGATGTGGAAGAGGGCAAGACCGATAAAATCGCAGGTCTCCGCAAAATCGACGATTTCACGCTGGAGTTGACGCTGGAAGCCCCCACGGACCCGGCCTATCCCCTTCATCAGGCCTATACGGCGATTCTGCCCAGAGAAGAGGTGGAGAAGCTGGGACCGGAATTCGCCTCCCGCCCGGTCGGCTGCGGCCCGTTTAAATTCGACAAATGGGTCAGGGGCAGCGAAGTGGTGATGACCAGATTTGCGGATTTCTACAAGCCCGGCCAGCCTTATCTGGATAAAGTGGTCTACAAGATCATGGGCGAGGGCGCGTCCCGTGACATCGCTTTCAAGGCCAGAGACCTGGACGCCACGGTTGTGGGCGCGGCCCAGTATCCCGAGTATAAAAACACCCCGGAACTCTCCGGGAATCTCATTGAGGTGGCGGAGATGTACACCCGCCTCATCTGCTTTAATCTTGATTTCAAGCCGTTTTCCGATAAACGGGTCCGTCAGGCGTTCAATCACGCCATCAACTCGGAGCTGATCATCAGAAAGCTGCTCAAGGGCAAGGCCTTTCCTGCCGTGGGATTTCTGCCCCAGACCTCCCCGGCCTTCAATCCCGATCTGAAGGGATATGAGTACAACCCGGAAAAGGCCAGGGCCCTGATGAAAGAGGCCGGATATGAAAAGGGCTTCACGTTCGAGTGTCTTGCCACGTCCAACAAGTCCTGGGGCACGTCCATTGTGGAGGCCATGATGCCCTTTCTCAAGGCCATCAACGTCACCGTCAGGATTCAGCAGATGGAGGGGGCGACCATGTCGGCCAAGGGCCACAAGGGTGATTTTCATGCCCTGATCTACTCGCTGGAGTCCGGCCCCGATCCCCTGGAGGTGCTGCGCCGTTTTGACTCCAGAACCCCCAGAACCGGCGGCAATTTCCCCGGTTACAACAGCCCGGAATTTGACAGGCTGCTGGACGCTGCCGCAGCCGAGAGGGATACGGCCAAAAAGATGGATCTGCTGCGCAAGGCAGATGCGGTGTTCACCGAAGATGCGCCGGTCTGGTTTTTTAACTACAACAAGGCGGTCATCGCCTATCATCCCTGGGTTCACGGTATCAAGAAGAACGCCGAGGAGATGATGTATCAGGACATGGGCGACGTCTGGATCGACGAGACATCCCCCCGCGCCGGCAGCAAGTAG
- a CDS encoding transposase — MTFFYASGGSHVPVPKHLRKKEKQLGRLQRRLAEAKKYCRLLKAVRKCHYRIKCRRSDFLHKTANDLLGKSGLIFYENLRIVNMIRRPEPKQDEDGKYLPNNASAKAGLNKSIADAGWGRFPEIQVPASR, encoded by the coding sequence TTGACTTTTTTTTATGCCTCTGGCGGTTCCCATGTTCCGGTTCCGAAACATCTCAGAAAGAAGGAAAAGCAGTTGGGACGATTGCAGCGAAGGCTGGCAGAAGCAAAAAAATATTGCAGGCTTCTGAAAGCGGTTCGGAAGTGCCATTACCGGATAAAGTGCCGGAGATCGGATTTTCTGCATAAGACAGCCAACGACCTTTTGGGGAAAAGCGGTCTGATCTTTTACGAAAATCTGCGAATCGTCAACATGATACGAAGACCGGAACCGAAACAGGATGAGGACGGAAAGTATCTTCCGAACAATGCCTCTGCCAAAGCCGGACTGAATAAATCCATAGCCGATGCGGGGTGGGGAAGATTTCCTGAAATACAAGTCCCGGCATCTCGGTAA
- a CDS encoding zinc ribbon domain-containing protein, protein MRGGEDFLKYKSRHLGKKILAIPPQYTSQKCSACGEIVKKSLSVRTHRCTCGFVANRDLNAALNILRIGMDTLQAPT, encoded by the coding sequence ATGCGGGGTGGGGAAGATTTCCTGAAATACAAGTCCCGGCATCTCGGTAAAAAAATACTTGCCATACCGCCGCAATATACATCACAGAAATGTTCCGCCTGCGGTGAGATTGTGAAAAAATCTTTGTCTGTCCGTACTCATCGGTGTACCTGCGGTTTTGTTGCCAATCGTGATCTCAACGCTGCCCTGAATATTCTGCGTATCGGGATGGATACGCTTCAGGCACCGACCTGA